DNA from Algisphaera agarilytica:
TGGGGTACTGCCTCTGGTGTCTGGCGGACGCCTGGTTCGGCCCCGACCCCTACGAAAAGGTGGTGTCTTTGCGCCCCGAGCTAGCGCAGCCGCTTGAGCCTTATGCAGGAATTTTCCGGCAAATGGTAGTGATGATTTATGTCATCGTGCTTGCGGTGAGCCTTCCCGTGCAAGCTTTGGTCATCCGGTACTACGCGACCCGTAGGGGCAATTTCCGGGCCTACCTGGATCAAACCCCGGGATGGGTCTTGCGGTGGAATCGGGCCGAGTTGAAGGGGGAGGTGGGGGAGGAAAGTGAATTTCGCCCGTGAAAATTTATTTTCAAAAAAAGCCCTGTCAACAATTTACAGCATGGGTTTCATTGCTACAATCTGCGCCCTTGGCCGTTGTGCGCCTGGGCATTCTGCCTCCCTTTTCTTGAAGTGCATCCCCACACCATGACCGAATCTTCAAAGCCCCTGAGCGCCGCTTCGATCCGAGCCTTGAACTACACCCGTGGCCCGGAGTGGTACACCGAATTCAAGGAGATCGACCTCAAAGGCGACTTTGCCTACGAAGAAGGCATCGTCCGCCGCGACCCCAGCGCGGTGCTGAAGGTCGATGGTCTTTATTACTGCTGGTACACCCGGGGCGAGGGCGAATCCAACTTCGCCAAGTTCGACTTTGACAACCCCTCAAGCAAGACCTTTCCCTGGGACCTCTGCGAGGTCTGGTACGCAACCTCGGAAGACGGCATCACCTGGAAGGAAGAAGGTCTCGCGGTCGGCCGCGGTCCGGATGGCGCTTACGACGACCGTTCGATCTTCACCCCCGAGATCATGGCCCACGACGGCAAGTACTACCTGGTTTATCAGGTGGTGCAATCGCCTTACGTCATGCGGGTGAAGGAGCACATCTCGATGGCTGTCGCCGACTCGCCGCGCGGCCCGTGGACCAAGGTGGATGGCCCGATCGTCTCGCCCGCCGACAACGGCGTGTGGAAGGGCGAAGAAGACGATCGCTTTGCGATCATCGAGCAGGGCGACTTCGACAGCCACAAGACCCACGACCCTTGCCTTGTTCATTACAAAGACAAGTTCTACCTGTACTACAAAGGCGAGCGTATGGGCGAAGGCATGACCTTCGGCGGACGCGAGATCAACTGGGGCGTCGCCATCGCCGACAACCCCACCGGCCCGTACGTGAAGTCGCCTTACAACCCAATCACCAACAGCGGCCACGAGGTCTGTGTCTGGCCGTACAAAGAAGGTATGGCGGCGCTGCTGACCACCGACGGCCCCGAACGCAACACCTTCCAATACGCCGAGGACGGCATCAACTTCGAGATTATGGCCCACATCAAGGGCGCTCCCCAAGCGCTGGGCCTGTTCCGGGACGTTGAAGACCCCCACGGCCACCCGCTGAACCAGATCACCTGGGGCCTTTGCCACCGCTACTACGGGCCCAATCCCCAGTACCAATACATCAAGGGCTTCACCAGCGCGAAGCCGCGTCGGGTCTGAATCCGGCGTATTCACCGAACACGGAGCACACCATGTCTGAATCAACACGCAGCGAAGTGATGGAAGCGGTCAACCGCCTGGGCTTCTCCATGGATACCGGCAACTGGGCGGGTGTGCGTGGATGCCTCGCTGACACGCTCTACACCGACTACACCTCGCTGGTCGGCGGCGATCCCGCCGACGTGGCGGCAGACGATCTGGTGGCGGCCTGGAAGCAGGCGATCGTTCCGCTCGACGCCATTCAGCACGTCGTGGGCAGCCACATCGTGACGCTCGGCTCGGACGAAGCGGTCTGCACCGCTCAGGTGATCTGCACCCACCGTTTCGGTGAGCGCGAGCCCGGCGTCGCGGACCTTTGGTCGGTGGCCGGCCACTACGAATACAAACTTTCGCTGGTCGACGGCGTCTGGAAGATCCACTCCGCTGTCTTCACTCTCCTCTGGGAGACCGGCGACCGCGGCGTCATGGAGCGTGCCGCCAACGCCGCTTCTTGAAATCAACCGTTACTGGCGTGGATCGCTCCGAGCGATCGCGCAAATCAATACGTGAATCACTCCGCTTCACACCCCGCCTGAGATCCCCCCGTGTCCCAATCTGCCTCCTCACCGCGTACCTCGAACTTCAACCACGGCTGGCGTTTTAACCTCGGAGATGTCGACGCCGCGTCGCAGTCCTCGTTCGACGATGGCGCCTGGCGTAGCCTGTCGCTCCCCCACGACTGGAGCGTCGAGCACCCGTTCGATGAAAAACTCGAGGGCTGCACCGGTTACCTGCCCGGCGGCATCGGTTGGTACCGCAAGACGTTTGCGACCCCCGAATCGGTACCCGGCGGCCGGACGCTGGTGGTGTTCGATGGGGTCTACAACCGCAGTGAAATCTGGATCAACGGCAAGTCGCTGGGCTTCCGCCCCTACGGCTACGTGCCGATCGTGCTGGACCTGACCGATCACCTGGCCGATGCGGGCGGCGAGAACGTCTTGGCGGTCCGTGTCGATCACTCCCACTACGGCGACAGCCGTTGGTACACCGGCTCGGGCATCTACCGCGATGTTGAACTGATCCAGGTCGGCCCGACGCACATCCCGGTGTGGGGCACATTCGTGACGACCCCCAAGGTCACCGACGACGAGGCGCAGGTCCAGATCGAAACCCAGATCAACCACACCGGCTCGGAAGCGGGGGGGGGCTCGCTGAGCACCTCGATCCTCGATCCGCAGGGCAACGAAGTCGCGAAGGCCTCGGAGTCCGTCAGCCTCGCCGGGGGTTCCCAGCAGGCGGTTACCCAACAACTCGCCGTGGCGCAGCCGAAGCGTTGGGGGATCGAAACGCCCCACATGTATCGCGCGGTGACCACGCTCGAGAAGGGCGGAGAGGTGGTCGATCGTTACGAGACGCCGTTCGGCATCCGCACGATCCAATTCGACAAGCACAAGGGCTTTTTCCTCAACGAAGAGCACACGCTGATCAAGGGTGTCTGCCTCCACCACGACGGCGGCCTCGTCGGCGCGGCGGTGCCGCTGGGCGTTTGGCGTCGTCGCCTGCTGACCTTGCGAGAGGGCGGTTGCAACGCGATCCGCACCGCGCACAACCCGCCGAGTGCCGAGTTTCTTGACCTCTGCGACGAGATGGGCTTCCTCGTGCAGGACGAGTTCTACGACGAGTGGGACAACCCCAAAGACAAGCGACAGAACTGCAACGAGAAGGAACGCGACGACATCGTGGCGGGCCACGACGAGTTTTTCCAGGAGTGGGCCGAGCGCGACCTCAAGGACACCATGCTCCGCGACCGCAACCACCCCTGCGTTTTCCAGTGGAGTATCGGCAACGAGATCGAGTGGACCTACCCCAACTACTCAAAGGCCACCGGCTTCTTCGACATGGACTGGACCGGCAACTACTTCTGGTCCCAGCCGCCCATCGGCCCCGAAGAAATCAAGAAGCGCATCCTCGAAACCGAGACCGGCGAAAACGGCGAGCACGTCTGCGCCACCACCGCCCAGAAGCTCGCCGCCTGGACCCGCGAACTCGACAGCACACGCCCCATCACCGCCAACTGCATCCTGCCCTCGGCCAGCCACGCCTCGGGTTACGCGGACGCGCTCGACGTCGTGGGCTACAGCTACCGCCGGGTGATGTACGACTACGGCCAGGAGATCAGCGACAAGTGCATCATGGGCACCGAGAACGTCCCGCACTGGCACGAATGGAAAGCGGTGCTGGATCGCGAATTTATATCGGGCCTGTTCCTCTGGACCGGCATCGACTACATGGGCGAGTCCAACAAGAAGTGGCCCACTAAGTCCACGAGGAGCGGCCTGCTGAGTACCGCCGGTTTCGCCAAGCCCTCGTACCACCTCTACAAAACCCTGTGGAGCGATGATCCGCACGCGCAGCTGTTCACCATTCCGCTCGAAGACTCGGTCTATGAAGTCGGCGGTGACGGCGAGCTGGTCGAGAAAGAGCCGGGCTCCTGGGAGCGTCGGCTGTGGTTCTGGCACCCGCTGAACCCGCACTGGGAATACGAGCCGGGCCAGAAGATCGTGGTCGAAGCCATGACC
Protein-coding regions in this window:
- a CDS encoding nuclear transport factor 2 family protein, which codes for MSESTRSEVMEAVNRLGFSMDTGNWAGVRGCLADTLYTDYTSLVGGDPADVAADDLVAAWKQAIVPLDAIQHVVGSHIVTLGSDEAVCTAQVICTHRFGEREPGVADLWSVAGHYEYKLSLVDGVWKIHSAVFTLLWETGDRGVMERAANAAS
- a CDS encoding glycoside hydrolase family 117 protein yields the protein MTESSKPLSAASIRALNYTRGPEWYTEFKEIDLKGDFAYEEGIVRRDPSAVLKVDGLYYCWYTRGEGESNFAKFDFDNPSSKTFPWDLCEVWYATSEDGITWKEEGLAVGRGPDGAYDDRSIFTPEIMAHDGKYYLVYQVVQSPYVMRVKEHISMAVADSPRGPWTKVDGPIVSPADNGVWKGEEDDRFAIIEQGDFDSHKTHDPCLVHYKDKFYLYYKGERMGEGMTFGGREINWGVAIADNPTGPYVKSPYNPITNSGHEVCVWPYKEGMAALLTTDGPERNTFQYAEDGINFEIMAHIKGAPQALGLFRDVEDPHGHPLNQITWGLCHRYYGPNPQYQYIKGFTSAKPRRV
- a CDS encoding sugar-binding domain-containing protein, which produces MSQSASSPRTSNFNHGWRFNLGDVDAASQSSFDDGAWRSLSLPHDWSVEHPFDEKLEGCTGYLPGGIGWYRKTFATPESVPGGRTLVVFDGVYNRSEIWINGKSLGFRPYGYVPIVLDLTDHLADAGGENVLAVRVDHSHYGDSRWYTGSGIYRDVELIQVGPTHIPVWGTFVTTPKVTDDEAQVQIETQINHTGSEAGGGSLSTSILDPQGNEVAKASESVSLAGGSQQAVTQQLAVAQPKRWGIETPHMYRAVTTLEKGGEVVDRYETPFGIRTIQFDKHKGFFLNEEHTLIKGVCLHHDGGLVGAAVPLGVWRRRLLTLREGGCNAIRTAHNPPSAEFLDLCDEMGFLVQDEFYDEWDNPKDKRQNCNEKERDDIVAGHDEFFQEWAERDLKDTMLRDRNHPCVFQWSIGNEIEWTYPNYSKATGFFDMDWTGNYFWSQPPIGPEEIKKRILETETGENGEHVCATTAQKLAAWTRELDSTRPITANCILPSASHASGYADALDVVGYSYRRVMYDYGQEISDKCIMGTENVPHWHEWKAVLDREFISGLFLWTGIDYMGESNKKWPTKSTRSGLLSTAGFAKPSYHLYKTLWSDDPHAQLFTIPLEDSVYEVGGDGELVEKEPGSWERRLWFWHPLNPHWEYEPGQKIVVEAMTNMPSAELLLNGEKLGARKLEDQDDRICRWLVEYQPGELSIQATDGQATAEHTLAAPGAVADISLSVDREQLVADGRDVAHVVAQLVDAEGRPVRSDEREIVFELGEGLRLLGVDNGAHDNTQSYTSDRLVTHHGRALLVVQAAAEASQVSITATTAGAASASVSLELTGSSDTGVLQPA